The Polynucleobacter sp. TSB-Sco08W16 genome includes a region encoding these proteins:
- a CDS encoding DUF6641 family protein — MSILSNLKLVVGKRHLTASPVVHRRNKLVAKLHEQIELCEAKKAGNTYAPKHLKTYTNKQTGERMTVEAVKRVKEWFWISDSGKINLAIKYGAKTLTLNKKTKANCIELTNGDELISTLKALKADVLDGALDEAIEEVSTATREGFGR, encoded by the coding sequence ATGAGTATATTAAGTAACTTGAAGCTAGTAGTAGGTAAGCGTCATTTAACAGCAAGTCCAGTTGTACACAGACGCAATAAGCTTGTAGCTAAGCTACATGAACAGATTGAACTATGTGAAGCTAAGAAAGCTGGTAATACCTACGCACCTAAACACTTAAAAACTTATACAAATAAGCAGACGGGTGAACGCATGACTGTAGAAGCTGTTAAGCGTGTAAAGGAATGGTTTTGGATTAGTGATAGCGGAAAAATCAACTTAGCTATTAAGTACGGTGCTAAAACGCTTACGCTAAACAAGAAAACTAAAGCTAACTGTATTGAACTTACTAATGGTGATGAACTGATTAGTACGCTAAAAGCACTTAAAGCTGATGTTCTTGATGGTGCGCTTGATGAAGCTATTGAGGAAGTAAGTACAGCTACAAGGGAAGGGTTTGGAAGATGA
- a CDS encoding N-acetylmuramoyl-L-alanine amidase — MSNPFSKSKTDLARRRHLKSSAKLLGLVLLLGEIDIAWGAKILGVRVWPSEDYTRITLESDTPLPITQQILTNPDRLVVDVQGLELNPTLKDLVAKIKPNDPYVSQVRVGQFQPGVVRLVFDLKEPIKPQLFTLDPVAEYNYRMVFDLYPTTPPDPLMELVKSSAKKESALTKSNEEVDLIAQFATKKDSPKPPVAQAIPEVKEAPAQAKYKRLITIAIDPGHGGEDPGAIGSMGSREKHVVLSIAKRLKDKIENEAYMRPYLTRDGDYFVPLHVRVQKARRVEADLFVSIHADAFIESHAKGASVFTLSQMGASSTMARWMANKENASDLIGGINIKTQDRQVANLLLDMSTTAQIKDSLQVGNSILKQIGGFAPLHKGKVEQASFAVLKAPDIPSILVETAFISNPQEEAKLNDDGYQDRIADAILRGIKDYFSKNPPVARRVNT; from the coding sequence ATGAGCAATCCATTTAGCAAGTCAAAAACAGATTTAGCAAGAAGGCGTCATTTGAAGTCTTCAGCAAAATTACTCGGGCTTGTCCTCCTATTAGGTGAAATCGATATTGCCTGGGGCGCCAAGATTTTAGGTGTGCGCGTCTGGCCTTCAGAAGACTACACGCGTATTACCCTGGAGTCTGATACACCCCTGCCGATTACTCAGCAGATTCTGACCAATCCAGATCGCCTAGTAGTCGATGTTCAAGGTTTAGAACTCAATCCCACGCTCAAGGATCTCGTTGCGAAGATCAAACCGAATGATCCCTATGTTTCTCAAGTGCGAGTAGGTCAGTTTCAGCCTGGGGTTGTCCGCCTCGTGTTTGACCTAAAGGAGCCCATCAAGCCGCAGCTCTTTACACTTGATCCCGTAGCTGAATACAACTACCGGATGGTGTTTGACTTATATCCCACTACCCCACCAGACCCTTTAATGGAGTTGGTCAAGAGTAGTGCCAAAAAAGAAAGTGCCCTGACTAAATCCAATGAAGAAGTAGACCTCATTGCGCAATTTGCCACTAAGAAAGATTCCCCCAAGCCGCCAGTTGCTCAGGCTATCCCAGAGGTCAAAGAGGCTCCAGCACAAGCCAAATACAAACGCTTGATCACCATTGCAATCGATCCAGGACATGGTGGTGAAGATCCAGGCGCGATTGGCTCTATGGGCTCTAGAGAAAAGCATGTTGTTCTCTCGATTGCCAAAAGACTCAAAGACAAAATTGAGAATGAAGCCTATATGCGGCCCTACCTCACCCGTGATGGGGATTACTTTGTACCACTCCATGTCAGAGTTCAAAAAGCTAGGCGAGTTGAAGCAGATTTATTTGTATCAATTCATGCGGATGCATTTATTGAATCGCACGCTAAAGGTGCCTCTGTATTTACCCTTTCTCAAATGGGTGCCAGTAGCACGATGGCGCGCTGGATGGCAAATAAAGAGAATGCTTCTGATCTGATTGGCGGCATCAACATCAAGACTCAAGATCGGCAAGTAGCGAACCTACTTCTAGATATGTCCACCACCGCCCAAATTAAAGACTCATTACAAGTAGGCAACTCCATCCTCAAGCAAATCGGTGGATTTGCACCTCTGCATAAAGGAAAGGTGGAGCAAGCCAGCTTTGCCGTTCTGAAAGCCCCAGACATCCCCTCTATCCTTGTAGAAACCGCTTTTATTAGCAACCCCCAAGAAGAGGCCAAATTAAATGATGATGGCTATCAAGACCGGATTGCGGACGCCATTTTGAGAGGAATTAAGGACTATTTTTCCAAAAATCCTCCCGTTGCCCGAAGAGTCAATACGTAA
- the tsaE gene encoding tRNA (adenosine(37)-N6)-threonylcarbamoyltransferase complex ATPase subunit type 1 TsaE — MAQTQETLKQHCRQEADTADLAKRLATSLEQFIQSHPESHLNISLEGDLGAGKTTFARHLIQSMGHTGKVKSPTYTLCEPYPLKTNNILFTVHHFDLYRMRDPLEWQEAGFAEYFDIPGICIIEWPEKAEGSLPAFDLQVELTAGATENERLISINALLNDGVAVLKNIKQ, encoded by the coding sequence ATGGCTCAAACACAGGAAACCCTGAAGCAACATTGTAGGCAAGAAGCAGATACTGCTGACCTTGCCAAGCGACTTGCCACCAGCCTTGAGCAATTTATTCAAAGCCATCCAGAATCACATCTCAATATCTCCCTAGAGGGTGACCTTGGAGCCGGTAAAACGACATTTGCTAGGCACCTCATCCAGAGCATGGGTCACACAGGTAAGGTGAAGAGTCCCACTTACACCCTATGTGAGCCCTATCCTCTGAAAACCAACAATATTCTCTTTACCGTTCATCACTTTGACCTTTATCGCATGCGCGATCCCTTGGAGTGGCAAGAAGCGGGCTTTGCTGAGTATTTCGATATTCCCGGCATATGCATCATTGAATGGCCAGAAAAAGCTGAGGGATCTTTACCCGCATTTGATTTACAGGTTGAGTTAACTGCTGGCGCCACTGAGAATGAACGTTTGATCTCAATCAATGCACTATTAAATGATGGTGTCGCCGTCTTAAAGAACATCAAGCAATAG
- the queG gene encoding tRNA epoxyqueuosine(34) reductase QueG yields the protein MSLSANSAALNEPELRAWLGEKAAELGFDALRITDTDLGLASERLRKWLAEGRHGQMEYMQRHADLRSDPQLLVPGTVRVICVTMNYLPEELNFDAEWKRLEDPSQAVVSMYARGRDYHKVLRNRLQDFAKAIEEKIGAFGYRVFTDSAPLMEVELARKAGLGWRGKHTLLLNRESGSTFFLGEILVDVPLPVDEPQEERCGTCTSCIDVCPTHAITAPYQLDARRCISYLTIENPAAIPLEFRRAMGNRVYGCDDCQLICPWNKFAKRSQLPDFAQRHGLGQASLLHLWSWTEAEFEQRHEGSAIRRIGYNRWRRNLAVAMGNALASPSVPLTTKQDIRKALTEGLVSGDPLVAEHIQWALDTSD from the coding sequence ATGTCTTTATCTGCCAATTCTGCCGCTTTAAATGAGCCTGAGCTACGTGCTTGGCTTGGGGAGAAGGCTGCGGAGTTGGGTTTTGATGCCCTGCGCATCACCGATACTGACTTAGGCCTTGCGAGTGAGCGCTTAAGGAAATGGCTGGCAGAAGGGCGTCACGGCCAGATGGAATACATGCAACGCCATGCTGATCTGCGTTCAGATCCTCAGTTGCTTGTACCGGGTACCGTGCGAGTGATTTGTGTCACGATGAACTATCTTCCAGAAGAGCTGAACTTTGATGCTGAGTGGAAAAGATTAGAAGATCCTAGCCAGGCAGTGGTCTCCATGTATGCCAGAGGGCGCGATTATCACAAAGTGCTCCGCAATCGCTTGCAAGATTTTGCTAAAGCCATCGAAGAAAAAATTGGGGCGTTTGGATACCGCGTATTTACTGACTCTGCACCTTTGATGGAGGTAGAGTTAGCGCGCAAAGCAGGTTTAGGTTGGCGTGGTAAACATACGCTCTTACTCAATCGCGAGTCTGGATCTACCTTCTTCCTGGGCGAGATCTTGGTCGATGTGCCGCTACCAGTAGATGAGCCGCAGGAAGAGCGTTGTGGCACCTGCACATCTTGCATTGATGTCTGCCCAACCCATGCAATCACTGCGCCATATCAATTGGATGCGCGCCGTTGTATCTCTTATTTAACAATTGAAAATCCAGCGGCTATACCTTTGGAGTTTCGAAGAGCAATGGGTAATCGCGTTTATGGCTGCGATGACTGTCAACTCATTTGTCCATGGAATAAATTTGCCAAACGTTCACAGTTGCCCGACTTTGCACAACGTCACGGACTAGGTCAAGCAAGTCTTCTCCATTTATGGTCCTGGACGGAAGCAGAATTCGAGCAAAGACATGAAGGCAGTGCCATTCGTAGAATTGGCTACAACAGATGGCGTCGTAATTTAGCGGTGGCAATGGGTAATGCCCTGGCAAGTCCGTCAGTTCCACTCACTACAAAGCAAGATATTCGTAAGGCTTTAACAGAGGGGCTGGTATCAGGAGACCCTTTGGTAGCAGAGCATATTCAATGGGCACTCGATACCTCTGACTAG
- a CDS encoding AzlC family ABC transporter permease, giving the protein MSSVDQPYIDPSEIALEGSAAERFKNPKEAFWEGMRDAAGAPAMVLFAGMVGFGAMGKTNGFDVWFTTFTSFFMFALPGQVVLLEMAITGSSVIAIALAVTLTSTRFITMTVTLFPQFHQKDRNRSLYASVHLLAMTAWAISMREFHAIETKHRLAYFVGLGLLCWLISIPGTILGFYLAGMVPPAVTLGLVFINPLFFLLTFTEVKPWINRIAIFLGCIFGPIFFAIDRDTSLLTAGLVGGTLAYFIDRKFLRKKAGVIG; this is encoded by the coding sequence ATGTCATCAGTCGATCAACCGTATATAGACCCTAGCGAAATCGCGCTTGAGGGCTCAGCGGCCGAACGCTTCAAAAATCCTAAAGAAGCATTTTGGGAAGGGATGCGCGATGCGGCTGGCGCACCAGCAATGGTGCTCTTTGCCGGCATGGTGGGTTTTGGGGCGATGGGCAAAACCAATGGCTTTGATGTGTGGTTCACCACCTTTACTTCATTTTTTATGTTCGCCTTACCGGGGCAGGTGGTCTTGCTGGAGATGGCGATTACAGGTTCATCGGTAATTGCGATTGCTTTAGCGGTGACATTAACTTCAACCCGTTTTATCACCATGACGGTGACACTCTTTCCGCAGTTTCATCAAAAAGATCGCAATCGTAGTTTGTATGCCTCAGTGCATTTATTGGCGATGACTGCATGGGCGATCTCGATGCGCGAGTTTCATGCAATTGAGACCAAGCATCGCTTAGCGTATTTTGTTGGGCTAGGCTTACTCTGTTGGTTGATTTCTATTCCTGGGACTATTCTGGGTTTTTATTTGGCAGGCATGGTTCCGCCAGCAGTCACTCTTGGTTTAGTGTTTATTAACCCCCTATTTTTCTTGCTCACATTCACCGAAGTAAAGCCTTGGATTAATCGCATTGCCATTTTTTTGGGATGCATCTTTGGGCCGATATTTTTCGCTATCGATCGTGATACCAGCTTATTAACTGCAGGGCTCGTGGGTGGTACTTTGGCCTACTTTATTGATCGTAAATTCTTGCGCAAGAAAGCAGGGGTAATCGGTTGA
- a CDS encoding AzlD domain-containing protein: protein MNSALSGWGLWIALVGACLGTYFCRAIGVMLSQSINQDSEIFRWLAAVTYTMVSALTIRLIVMPLGLMATVPLWIRILICALSIGVMVSKPTKRLVPALLTGTLLMVGYGVIR, encoded by the coding sequence ATGAATTCAGCACTCTCTGGTTGGGGTCTATGGATTGCTTTGGTAGGTGCTTGTCTTGGCACGTACTTCTGTAGGGCCATTGGGGTAATGCTGTCGCAAAGTATCAACCAAGATAGTGAAATCTTCCGCTGGTTAGCTGCAGTGACTTACACCATGGTTTCTGCTTTAACCATTCGCCTGATTGTGATGCCCCTAGGATTAATGGCGACTGTACCTTTATGGATTCGGATTCTGATTTGCGCCCTAAGTATTGGCGTCATGGTCTCCAAACCTACTAAGCGATTGGTTCCAGCCTTATTGACTGGAACCCTGCTCATGGTGGGTTATGGTGTGATTCGTTAA
- a CDS encoding FAD-binding and (Fe-S)-binding domain-containing protein, with amino-acid sequence MNKPLDLKELMVDRAALAKRLRQETSGEVMTDSASRGRYATDASIYQAMPVAVFVPKTAEDIATAIQIASELGVPILPRGGGTSQCGQTTGAALVIDNSKYFRNILDLNLDKAYVEVEPGMVLDHLNGSLKQHGLWYPVDVSTAGQATIGGMAGNNSCGSRSIAYGNMVHNVLGINAWLANGQIAEFGNYANSSGVAKQLGDFVKGLATTLQPEIETHFPKVLRRVAGYNLDIFHPQSELPYTQDGSVNLSHLLVGSEGTLAYFKSLKLKLAPLPKHKVLGIVNFASFYKAMDSAQHIVKLGPTAVELVDRTMIDLARSNPSFKKTIETALIDHTAQTPEAILLVEFSGEAHAPLLEKLKALEELMGDLGLAGSVVPMPDASLQKNLWEVRKAGLNIMMSLKGDGKPVSFIEDCAVPLESLADYTQALTDVFSKYGSRGTWYAHASVGTLHVRPILDMRRDGAQKMRAVAEEASALVRKYKGAYSGEHGDGLCRGEWISWQFGPKITEALAEIKTAFDPKGLFNPGKIINPPKMDDASNFRFPPSYKVIPLQPALDWSAWNVQNNPITEETSAPGTGGDPAMGLAKAVEMCNNNGHCRKFDAEVMCPSYRVTRDEKHLTRGRANTLRLALSNQLDMKDESSPLGSDAIKEAMELCVSCKACRRECPTGVDMAKMKIEFLSAYKKRVGHSLRDLAVAYLPKYAGTISSIPLLPALLNLRNHIAPIAKLQEWIMGISAQRSLPIWKSKTFWSNPKAITPYQYSADELSKQKGVVLLADTFNAYFEDENLMAAIKVLTAAGYQIHIPHKSQSKAANTEQNTCSKEFCCGRTYLAAGMVDKAKETLGELVNHLAPYADKNIPIIGLEPSCLFTLKDEALVMGFGERAVTISQHAQLLEEYLANEVKVGKLNLNLKAASKPMLFHGHCHQKSFAAVTPAMELLKLIPNAEPKLIESSCCGMAGSFGYEAEHIEVSKQMAEASLLPSIRKSPDSWVVADGTSCRHQIADGTQREAVHIAKILAAHL; translated from the coding sequence ATGAATAAACCTTTAGACCTCAAAGAGCTGATGGTGGACCGAGCCGCTTTAGCGAAACGCCTACGCCAAGAGACTTCTGGTGAAGTCATGACAGATAGCGCTAGTCGCGGTCGCTATGCAACTGATGCCTCCATTTACCAAGCCATGCCAGTGGCGGTATTTGTGCCTAAGACTGCTGAAGACATTGCAACAGCGATCCAGATTGCATCTGAACTGGGTGTACCGATATTGCCTCGAGGTGGCGGCACAAGTCAGTGTGGCCAAACTACTGGTGCCGCATTGGTGATTGATAACAGCAAATACTTCAGAAATATTCTCGATCTCAATCTAGATAAAGCTTATGTAGAGGTTGAGCCCGGCATGGTGCTCGATCACCTTAATGGCTCCCTCAAACAACATGGCCTTTGGTATCCGGTAGATGTCTCTACTGCTGGTCAGGCAACTATTGGTGGTATGGCAGGCAACAACTCCTGCGGGAGCCGCTCGATTGCTTACGGCAATATGGTGCATAACGTTTTGGGCATTAACGCTTGGCTCGCCAATGGTCAAATTGCTGAGTTTGGCAATTACGCGAACAGCTCTGGTGTTGCTAAGCAGTTGGGTGATTTTGTTAAAGGCCTAGCCACTACTCTACAACCTGAAATCGAAACTCATTTTCCAAAGGTGCTTAGACGAGTAGCGGGCTATAACCTGGACATCTTTCATCCGCAAAGTGAATTACCTTATACCCAAGACGGTAGCGTCAATCTCTCGCACCTCTTGGTGGGTAGCGAAGGTACGTTAGCGTATTTCAAATCCCTCAAACTCAAGTTAGCGCCTTTACCAAAACACAAAGTGCTTGGCATTGTGAACTTTGCCAGTTTTTATAAAGCAATGGATAGTGCACAGCATATCGTCAAGCTGGGACCTACTGCAGTTGAGCTAGTGGATCGCACCATGATTGATCTAGCACGCAGCAACCCTAGCTTTAAAAAGACAATTGAGACCGCGCTCATAGATCACACAGCCCAAACTCCAGAAGCGATTTTGTTAGTGGAGTTTTCTGGTGAGGCACATGCCCCACTATTAGAGAAGCTGAAGGCATTAGAAGAGCTCATGGGTGATTTAGGACTTGCAGGCTCAGTAGTGCCAATGCCGGATGCTAGTCTGCAGAAGAATTTGTGGGAAGTACGCAAAGCAGGCCTCAACATCATGATGAGTCTTAAGGGTGATGGCAAACCCGTCAGCTTTATTGAGGACTGTGCAGTCCCCTTAGAGAGCTTGGCTGATTACACGCAAGCATTAACAGATGTTTTTTCTAAATATGGTTCACGTGGTACTTGGTATGCCCACGCTTCAGTAGGTACATTACACGTACGCCCTATTCTGGATATGCGTAGAGATGGCGCACAGAAAATGCGTGCAGTTGCAGAAGAAGCCTCTGCCTTGGTGCGTAAATATAAAGGTGCTTATAGTGGTGAACATGGCGATGGCCTCTGTCGCGGCGAGTGGATCTCTTGGCAGTTTGGCCCCAAAATCACCGAAGCTCTGGCAGAAATCAAAACCGCTTTTGATCCAAAGGGATTATTTAATCCCGGGAAGATTATTAATCCACCAAAGATGGATGATGCCAGCAACTTTAGATTTCCACCAAGCTACAAAGTGATTCCATTGCAGCCTGCCTTAGATTGGTCTGCCTGGAATGTCCAAAATAATCCTATTACTGAAGAGACAAGTGCACCAGGAACTGGTGGCGACCCTGCTATGGGATTGGCTAAAGCAGTAGAGATGTGCAATAACAATGGCCACTGCCGCAAGTTCGACGCTGAAGTGATGTGCCCCAGCTATCGCGTTACTCGTGATGAAAAACATCTCACACGTGGCAGAGCCAATACTTTACGTCTTGCACTTTCCAATCAACTCGATATGAAAGATGAATCATCCCCACTTGGTAGTGATGCCATCAAAGAGGCGATGGAGTTGTGCGTAAGCTGTAAGGCCTGCCGCCGAGAGTGCCCTACTGGTGTAGACATGGCCAAGATGAAAATTGAGTTCCTATCTGCCTATAAAAAACGGGTTGGTCATTCATTGCGTGATTTAGCGGTTGCCTATTTACCAAAATATGCGGGTACGATTAGTAGCATTCCACTATTGCCAGCGCTACTCAATTTACGTAATCACATTGCACCGATTGCCAAACTACAAGAGTGGATCATGGGCATCTCTGCCCAAAGAAGCTTACCTATTTGGAAGAGCAAAACTTTCTGGAGTAATCCAAAAGCGATTACGCCATATCAATACAGCGCTGATGAGCTATCGAAACAAAAAGGAGTAGTACTGCTAGCAGATACTTTCAACGCCTATTTTGAAGATGAAAATCTGATGGCTGCCATTAAAGTGCTCACGGCAGCAGGCTACCAAATTCATATTCCGCACAAGAGTCAGAGCAAGGCAGCCAATACAGAACAAAATACCTGCTCTAAAGAATTTTGCTGTGGCAGAACCTATCTTGCCGCCGGCATGGTGGATAAAGCCAAAGAAACCTTGGGTGAGCTAGTTAATCACCTGGCACCTTATGCAGATAAAAACATTCCCATCATTGGTCTTGAGCCTTCCTGTCTCTTTACATTAAAAGATGAGGCATTAGTCATGGGCTTTGGCGAACGTGCAGTGACAATATCTCAGCATGCGCAGCTCTTAGAAGAGTATTTAGCGAACGAGGTCAAAGTGGGCAAACTCAATCTAAATCTAAAAGCAGCGAGCAAGCCAATGCTTTTCCATGGTCATTGCCATCAAAAGTCCTTTGCTGCAGTCACACCTGCAATGGAATTACTCAAGCTGATTCCCAATGCAGAGCCTAAGCTCATTGAATCCTCTTGCTGTGGCATGGCGGGCAGTTTTGGTTATGAAGCCGAGCATATTGAAGTTTCTAAGCAGATGGCCGAGGCTAGTTTGCTGCCTAGTATTCGCAAGTCACCCGATAGCTGGGTAGTGGCAGACGGTACGAGCTGTCGTCACCAGATTGCTGATGGCACCCAAAGAGAGGCGGTACATATCGCCAAAATATTGGCAGCACATCTTTAA
- a CDS encoding GntR family transcriptional regulator: MTVTELPNSQNLHEAIFQKLRLLLVEGKITPGSKLNERELAESLNVSRTPIREAIRRLAADGLVELIANRGAIALQLSLEDVIHTFDVIADLEGFSGELAANNISDATLSELEALQYEMMASYARRDLSSYYKLNLRIHHLINQAANNPVLTRLFSQVNARIEALRFRSNQDGVKWEKAVEEHQEMLDALKARDSKRMRKIMMQHVMNKRDVVVQLLKAEAASPLAAEIIK; encoded by the coding sequence ATGACGGTCACAGAGCTGCCAAATTCCCAGAATCTGCATGAAGCGATATTCCAAAAGCTCAGATTGCTATTGGTTGAGGGAAAAATCACCCCCGGTAGTAAATTGAATGAGCGAGAGCTAGCCGAAAGTTTGAATGTTTCCCGCACCCCAATCCGAGAAGCAATTCGTCGCCTAGCTGCTGATGGCTTGGTTGAGCTGATTGCCAATCGTGGCGCAATTGCCTTACAACTCAGCCTAGAAGATGTAATTCACACTTTTGATGTCATCGCAGACTTAGAAGGTTTCTCTGGAGAGCTGGCTGCCAACAATATTAGTGATGCCACCCTCTCTGAATTAGAGGCCCTTCAGTATGAAATGATGGCTTCGTATGCGCGACGTGATTTATCAAGCTATTACAAACTTAATCTTCGAATTCATCATCTGATTAATCAAGCTGCCAACAATCCGGTGCTAACTCGCCTCTTCTCACAAGTGAATGCGCGTATCGAGGCTTTACGCTTTCGCTCTAACCAAGACGGTGTCAAATGGGAGAAGGCAGTTGAAGAGCATCAAGAAATGCTCGATGCCCTCAAGGCCCGCGATAGCAAGAGAATGCGCAAAATCATGATGCAGCACGTGATGAACAAACGCGATGTTGTAGTGCAACTACTAAAGGCTGAAGCCGCAAGCCCATTAGCGGCGGAGATAATCAAATGA
- a CDS encoding alanine--glyoxylate aminotransferase family protein: MLKLDNHASGRHFLHIPGPSPAPARVLRAISYQTIDHRGPEFGQFGLKVLDGIKKIFKTEQPVIIYSASGTGAWEGAMVNVLNPGDTVLFYETGQFANLWRALAQRLGLKVEVVGKVGQDSWRWGVDASVIEERLRKDTQHEIKAVCVVHNETSTGVTSNIAAVRSAIDSLKHPALLLVDSVSGLGSADYEHDKWGADVTVSGSQKGLMLPPGIGFNALSPKAIEASKHSTYPKSYWAWDEILESNKNGYWPTTPSTNLMYGLHEAMDMMMAEGLDTIFARHQRLAAACREAVNAWGLEIQCQDKECYSPVLTCIATPEGMDADVLRKHALEKFNLSLGTGLGKIKGKAFRIGHLGDCNELSLMAALSGVEMSLGSMGFKPKASGVVAAQEFLK; this comes from the coding sequence ATGTTGAAACTAGATAACCACGCATCAGGACGCCATTTTTTACATATTCCTGGCCCAAGCCCAGCCCCGGCACGTGTATTGCGTGCCATTAGTTACCAAACCATCGACCATCGTGGTCCTGAGTTTGGTCAATTTGGTCTGAAGGTGCTCGATGGCATCAAGAAGATTTTTAAAACTGAACAGCCGGTCATCATTTATTCCGCATCTGGAACGGGTGCATGGGAGGGTGCCATGGTCAACGTGCTTAATCCCGGCGATACCGTCTTGTTTTATGAGACCGGTCAGTTTGCCAACCTATGGCGTGCTCTTGCACAACGACTCGGATTGAAAGTGGAAGTGGTGGGTAAAGTTGGACAAGACTCTTGGCGTTGGGGTGTTGATGCATCTGTCATTGAAGAACGTTTGCGTAAAGACACACAACATGAAATCAAAGCAGTATGCGTAGTGCATAACGAAACTTCTACCGGCGTTACTTCGAATATTGCGGCGGTTCGTAGCGCGATTGACTCTCTGAAGCATCCAGCCTTGTTATTGGTGGATAGCGTGTCTGGCTTGGGTTCTGCGGACTATGAGCATGACAAGTGGGGTGCTGATGTGACGGTGTCTGGCTCACAAAAAGGCTTGATGTTGCCACCGGGCATTGGCTTTAATGCCCTGTCTCCAAAGGCAATTGAAGCAAGCAAGCACAGTACTTATCCAAAATCATATTGGGCTTGGGATGAAATCCTGGAGTCCAATAAAAATGGTTACTGGCCAACAACACCGAGTACCAATTTAATGTATGGCCTGCATGAAGCGATGGACATGATGATGGCAGAAGGATTGGATACGATCTTTGCTCGTCACCAACGTTTGGCTGCAGCTTGTCGTGAAGCTGTTAATGCATGGGGTTTAGAAATCCAGTGCCAAGACAAAGAGTGTTACTCACCAGTTCTTACTTGTATTGCTACACCCGAAGGAATGGATGCTGATGTATTGCGTAAGCATGCTTTAGAGAAATTCAATCTTTCATTGGGTACTGGCCTTGGAAAAATTAAGGGTAAGGCATTCCGTATTGGTCACTTAGGCGACTGCAATGAATTAAGCCTAATGGCTGCCTTAAGTGGTGTGGAAATGAGTTTGGGCTCTATGGGCTTTAAGCCTAAGGCTAGCGGTGTTGTGGCCGCCCAAGAATTCCTCAAATAA
- a CDS encoding heme-binding protein has product MATKPYLTQADVQKILDAADKHAAKNNWAVTIAVCDDGGHMLGLIRRDACAPLSSYIAQEKARTAAMGKRETRVYEEIINNGRHAFLSAPHVSGMLEGGVNIEVNGFTIGAVGVSGVKSAEDAETAKAGIAAIL; this is encoded by the coding sequence TTGGCAACTAAACCGTATTTAACTCAAGCTGATGTTCAAAAGATTTTGGATGCAGCAGATAAACATGCTGCTAAAAATAATTGGGCAGTCACCATCGCCGTTTGTGATGATGGTGGTCATATGTTGGGTTTGATTCGTCGCGATGCTTGCGCTCCCCTTTCTTCTTATATTGCACAAGAGAAAGCTCGTACTGCAGCAATGGGTAAGCGCGAGACACGTGTTTATGAAGAGATCATTAATAACGGGCGCCATGCATTTTTATCAGCCCCTCATGTTTCAGGCATGCTTGAGGGTGGCGTCAATATCGAGGTAAATGGGTTTACCATCGGCGCAGTCGGCGTTTCCGGCGTTAAATCTGCGGAAGATGCTGAGACCGCTAAGGCCGGCATTGCCGCCATCTTGTAA